A genomic region of Rubrivirga sp. SAORIC476 contains the following coding sequences:
- a CDS encoding FAD-binding oxidoreductase, with amino-acid sequence MSPGAEIVVVGAGLAGACAALVLSRTHEVLVIEAEGPARGASGAAAGMVNPFMGRKAKAAWRHAEALDALTALAEEAGPYLYQRTGVVRPATTALQAATFRDRASLHGELRWHLPEASGERWPAVASPHGTLEVASGGSVDIAAFVRAALEVVVQRGGRVMDATLTGWHGTAPLHAITDRGTVQAAALVLALGDGARSLPALATLPLHRVKGQTVRLGRPATLLADHPAIAGAGYVVPRADGVLVGATFEHTFTDFAPDPARDAGLIERASALVPALAQAEVIERQAGVRLTVPAVVSPRRLPLAGPLPGHPGVWVVTGLGAKGLLTAPLIAERLADALTGRRPLPADLWPAPIV; translated from the coding sequence ATGTCCCCTGGTGCCGAGATCGTGGTCGTGGGTGCGGGATTGGCGGGCGCGTGTGCGGCGCTGGTCCTGAGCCGGACTCACGAGGTCCTGGTGATCGAGGCCGAGGGGCCAGCCCGAGGCGCCAGCGGTGCGGCGGCAGGGATGGTGAACCCGTTCATGGGCCGCAAGGCGAAGGCCGCATGGCGGCACGCAGAGGCCCTCGACGCACTCACGGCCCTCGCCGAAGAGGCTGGCCCTTATCTGTACCAGCGGACGGGCGTCGTCCGGCCGGCGACCACGGCACTCCAGGCGGCGACGTTCCGCGATCGGGCCTCTCTGCACGGGGAGCTGCGGTGGCACCTGCCCGAGGCGAGCGGCGAGCGATGGCCAGCGGTCGCCTCCCCACACGGCACGTTGGAGGTCGCCTCGGGCGGATCCGTGGACATCGCCGCGTTCGTGAGAGCCGCGCTGGAGGTGGTGGTGCAGCGCGGAGGCCGCGTGATGGACGCCACGCTCACCGGGTGGCACGGAACGGCACCTCTTCATGCAATAACGGATCGTGGCACTGTCCAGGCGGCCGCCCTCGTGCTCGCCCTCGGCGACGGCGCCCGCTCCCTCCCAGCTCTGGCGACGCTCCCGCTGCACCGCGTCAAAGGACAGACGGTCCGCCTCGGGCGTCCGGCGACTCTGCTGGCCGACCATCCCGCCATCGCGGGCGCGGGCTACGTGGTGCCCCGAGCCGACGGTGTCCTGGTCGGCGCCACGTTCGAGCACACGTTCACTGACTTCGCACCCGACCCCGCTCGCGACGCGGGCTTGATCGAGCGTGCCTCCGCCCTGGTGCCAGCCCTCGCCCAGGCGGAGGTGATCGAGCGGCAGGCGGGCGTCCGTCTGACCGTTCCGGCCGTCGTGTCGCCTCGCCGCCTTCCCCTCGCTGGACCGCTGCCCGGTCACCCGGGCGTCTGGGTGGTGACCGGGCTCGGCGCCAAGGGGCTTCTGACCGCCCCCCTGATCGCCGAGCGGCTTGCCGATGCGCTCACCGGTCGTCGCCCGCTCCCGGCGGACCTCTGGCCTGCCCCCATCGTGTAA
- the thiO gene encoding glycine oxidase ThiO gives MQDPSFEVIVVGGGVAGLGVAWELAQRGRRVRVLEGRHVGAGATWAAAGMLAPSAEIGFEELDLYALGRESLARWPVFARRLEAASGRSVGYRDDGTLVVADDRDSLRALRRLFDFQTDHGVPVEWLSGEEAVDLEPMLSPRLPAAIVAPGDHQVDNRAVLRALHRAALASGVDVREETPVSRIVPGADRPEVVLADGTTLDARAVVLAAGAWSASLGGLDPAPPVRGVKGQALALRLDPDRGLDLRHVVRGPDAYLVPKADGRLVVGATSEDGVPDTRVTGGGVFRLLEGAVAVVPGVEEMEFVETWAAHRPASRDHAPLLGQSAHPGVFYATGHYRHGVLLAPVTAEEVAAAVDRTLAGAPETAPVLAPFAPLRFPS, from the coding sequence GTGCAGGACCCCTCATTCGAAGTCATCGTCGTCGGCGGCGGGGTCGCCGGGCTCGGCGTCGCCTGGGAGCTCGCCCAGCGTGGGCGTCGGGTGCGAGTGCTGGAGGGCCGGCACGTCGGGGCGGGCGCGACCTGGGCGGCTGCCGGGATGCTCGCCCCGTCGGCCGAGATCGGCTTCGAGGAGCTGGATCTGTACGCCCTCGGGCGGGAAAGCCTTGCCCGGTGGCCCGTCTTCGCGCGTCGCCTCGAAGCCGCCTCGGGGCGGTCGGTGGGCTACCGCGACGACGGGACGCTGGTGGTGGCCGACGACCGCGACAGCCTCCGTGCGCTCCGGCGCCTGTTCGACTTCCAGACAGATCATGGAGTCCCCGTCGAGTGGCTCAGTGGCGAGGAGGCCGTGGATCTGGAGCCGATGCTTTCCCCTCGCCTGCCCGCCGCCATCGTCGCTCCTGGGGATCATCAGGTCGACAACCGGGCGGTGCTCCGTGCGCTCCACCGCGCCGCCTTGGCCAGTGGCGTGGACGTGCGAGAGGAGACTCCAGTCTCCCGCATCGTGCCTGGGGCCGACCGGCCCGAGGTGGTGCTGGCCGATGGCACGACGCTCGACGCCCGCGCCGTGGTGCTCGCCGCGGGGGCGTGGAGCGCGAGCCTGGGAGGGCTCGATCCGGCCCCGCCTGTGCGCGGCGTGAAGGGGCAGGCGCTCGCCCTTCGCCTCGACCCGGATCGCGGTCTCGATCTTCGGCACGTCGTCCGCGGCCCCGACGCCTACCTCGTTCCGAAAGCCGACGGGCGGCTGGTGGTCGGCGCGACGAGTGAGGATGGCGTGCCGGACACGCGAGTCACGGGTGGCGGTGTGTTTCGGCTCCTCGAAGGCGCCGTGGCGGTCGTTCCCGGCGTCGAGGAAATGGAGTTCGTCGAGACCTGGGCGGCCCATCGCCCCGCCTCGCGGGACCACGCGCCGTTGCTCGGGCAGAGTGCCCACCCAGGCGTGTTTTACGCGACCGGGCACTACCGGCACGGGGTCCTGCTGGCTCCGGTGACCGCCGAGGAGGTCGCCGCCGCGGTGGACCGCACCCTGGCGGGCGCGCCCGAAACAGCGCCCGTGCTCGCTCCGTTCGCGCCGCTCCGGTTTCCCTCCTGA
- the thiS gene encoding sulfur carrier protein ThiS, which yields MPTLRINGETRDASTPLAIDALLVHLGRDPSLPGVAVAVGDRVVPRSLWPTTEVADGDHVEIITASQGG from the coding sequence GTGCCCACCCTTCGCATCAACGGCGAGACGCGAGACGCGTCGACCCCGCTCGCCATCGACGCCCTGCTCGTCCACCTCGGGCGCGACCCCAGCCTCCCTGGCGTGGCGGTGGCCGTGGGGGACCGCGTCGTGCCCCGCTCCCTCTGGCCGACCACCGAGGTGGCCGACGGCGACCACGTCGAGATCATCACGGCCTCCCAGGGTGGCTGA
- a CDS encoding thiazole synthase has protein sequence MTHPDSVTSLPGAAPTVVSPLAPADDTWSVGGVTLSSRVLLGTSRYPSLQTMLESVEASGAEVVTVSVRRVDLGATGDGQTLLGSLRQRTTTDGRPLHLLPNTAGCYTAKEAIFTAHLAREALETDWIKLEVIGDEETLYPDAVQLLKAASELVRDGFEVFAYCGDDPITARKLADLGCAAVMPLAAPIGSGMGLVNPYALRIIRELLPDVPLVVDAGIGTASDAARAMELGYDAVLLNTAVSGAMHPVQMAAAIGHAVAGGRLARRAGRIPRRLYAQASTPDDGRVEVDE, from the coding sequence ATGACCCACCCCGACTCGGTGACCTCTCTGCCTGGCGCGGCTCCGACCGTCGTGTCCCCGCTTGCTCCGGCCGACGACACATGGAGCGTAGGCGGCGTGACGCTGTCGAGCCGCGTGCTCCTCGGGACCAGCCGGTATCCGAGCCTTCAGACGATGCTGGAGTCGGTCGAGGCGTCCGGAGCCGAGGTGGTCACGGTCTCCGTCCGGCGCGTCGACCTCGGGGCCACCGGCGACGGCCAGACGCTCCTCGGGTCGCTCCGCCAGCGGACCACCACCGACGGCCGGCCGCTCCACCTGCTGCCGAATACGGCGGGCTGCTATACAGCCAAGGAGGCCATCTTTACCGCCCACCTCGCCCGCGAGGCGCTGGAGACCGACTGGATCAAGCTGGAGGTGATCGGAGACGAGGAGACCCTCTACCCGGACGCGGTGCAACTCCTCAAAGCCGCCTCAGAGTTGGTGCGCGACGGGTTCGAGGTGTTCGCCTACTGCGGCGACGATCCGATCACGGCCCGAAAGCTGGCGGACCTCGGGTGCGCCGCCGTGATGCCACTCGCCGCCCCCATTGGGAGTGGAATGGGGCTTGTCAATCCGTACGCGCTGCGCATCATCCGCGAGCTGCTGCCCGATGTGCCGCTGGTGGTCGATGCCGGCATCGGCACGGCGTCGGACGCGGCGCGGGCGATGGAACTCGGGTACGACGCAGTGCTCCTCAATACCGCCGTGTCGGGGGCGATGCACCCGGTCCAGATGGCGGCGGCCATCGGGCACGCGGTAGCCGGAGGGCGCCTCGCACGACGGGCCGGACGCATCCCGCGCCGCCTCTACGCTCAGGCCTCCACCCCGGACGACGGGCGCGTCGAGGTGGACGAGTGA
- a CDS encoding thiamine phosphate synthase → MELAAADIRERTVQAVAAGIPWVSLRDHVSDDAAFDEAASELIRQMRLVNSEVVVSVHARLEVAVRHGAGLHVGRRGATLPDALGADLVGPVGVSTHSATGAAVAARGGAHYATFSSVFATRTHPDAVPAGIDPLRLAADRSGLPVLALGGMTPPRARIARLVGAHGAAAISSLLFAWDIPRTVAQFLAAVSD, encoded by the coding sequence ATGGAACTCGCCGCGGCGGACATCCGCGAGCGTACCGTGCAGGCGGTGGCTGCGGGCATCCCCTGGGTGTCGCTGCGAGATCACGTGTCAGACGATGCTGCATTCGATGAGGCAGCTTCCGAGCTTATTCGGCAGATGCGGCTGGTGAACAGCGAGGTGGTGGTCTCCGTTCATGCACGACTCGAAGTGGCCGTCCGGCACGGTGCAGGGCTGCATGTCGGGCGGCGAGGCGCGACGCTGCCCGACGCGCTCGGAGCCGACCTCGTCGGTCCCGTCGGCGTCTCCACCCACTCGGCGACCGGGGCCGCGGTCGCGGCGCGCGGCGGGGCTCACTACGCGACGTTCTCCTCAGTCTTCGCAACCCGCACCCATCCCGATGCCGTCCCCGCGGGCATTGACCCGCTCCGGCTGGCCGCCGACCGATCGGGCCTGCCCGTGCTCGCCCTTGGGGGGATGACGCCTCCTCGCGCTCGCATCGCCCGTCTGGTCGGCGCCCACGGCGCCGCCGCCATTTCGTCGCTCCTGTTCGCGTGGGACATCCCTCGCACGGTGGCCCAGTTCCTGGCTGCAGTCTCCGACTGA
- the thiD gene encoding bifunctional hydroxymethylpyrimidine kinase/phosphomethylpyrimidine kinase, which yields MSSSPIPTALTIAGSDSGGGAGIQADLKAFEAHGVFGMSVVTAVTAQNSHSVTAIHDIPVAVVAAQIDAVAEDFPVGAVKTGMLASPEIVAAVAEGIEQHSLGPVVVDPVMVSKSGDALLAPEAVGAVAERLIPLATLVTPNAHEAARLAGFDVRTLDDARRAADAILRLGPGAVLIKGGHLDGESEAVDVLMWADGESVFREARVDTPHTHGTGCTYASAIAANLARGLALAEAVQRARSYLQQAILHAVPLGSGHGPTRHFWFLDGSEAGQGNG from the coding sequence ATGTCCTCGTCTCCGATCCCGACCGCCCTCACCATCGCTGGGTCCGACTCCGGGGGCGGTGCTGGCATCCAGGCCGACCTCAAGGCATTCGAGGCGCACGGTGTATTCGGCATGTCCGTCGTGACGGCGGTGACCGCCCAGAACAGCCACTCGGTCACGGCCATCCACGACATTCCGGTGGCGGTCGTCGCGGCCCAGATCGATGCCGTCGCAGAGGACTTCCCGGTCGGCGCCGTCAAGACCGGCATGCTGGCGAGCCCAGAGATCGTGGCGGCCGTAGCGGAAGGGATCGAGCAGCACAGCCTGGGGCCGGTAGTGGTGGACCCCGTGATGGTCTCCAAGAGCGGGGATGCGCTGCTGGCTCCCGAGGCCGTCGGCGCCGTCGCAGAGCGTCTGATCCCGCTTGCGACGCTGGTCACCCCGAACGCGCACGAGGCCGCGCGGTTGGCGGGGTTCGACGTGCGCACGCTGGACGACGCGCGCCGCGCGGCCGACGCCATCCTCCGCCTCGGGCCGGGCGCGGTGCTGATCAAAGGCGGTCACCTCGACGGAGAGTCCGAGGCAGTGGACGTGCTGATGTGGGCCGACGGGGAGTCCGTATTCCGGGAGGCTCGCGTCGACACGCCGCACACGCACGGCACGGGCTGCACCTACGCGAGCGCCATCGCGGCCAACCTGGCGCGGGGCCTCGCTCTCGCCGAGGCGGTCCAGCGTGCCCGGTCCTATCTCCAGCAGGCCATTCTCCACGCCGTCCCCCTCGGGTCCGGCCACGGCCCGACCCGCCACTTCTGGTTTCTGGACGGGTCGGAGGCCGGGCAGGGAAACGGGTGA
- a CDS encoding DUF512 domain-containing protein — protein MPVRIASVDPGSPADTLGWATGDQILAINGEPVEDELDFRFKASDETLVLKVRKGGTLVEETIEKEPDAGLGVELEEFRIKTCGDDCVFCFVDQNPVGLRDTLYFRDGDFRMSFLYGNYITVTNLRDRDLERIVEQRLSPLYVSVHCTDDDVRAEMMGHRTLRDRQAEKLRFLADHGIELHAQIVLVPGFNDGGMLVKTILDLFDLHEQLYSVSIVPVGLTEHRKQLLDLRPVTSSEARQLARQVARWQETFREAIGRGFVYLSDEVYLLADLDFPDEESYDGYPLMENGVGMSRDFLDELAFQAEDFPDALPTPRQVTLVSGELTAPLLQDRVEPLLEAVGGLEVDVVTCANKLFGEVVTVSGLLNFKSFLAELRPRAEAGTLGDLVVLPPDCVNFEGLFLDNRPGQMTPEDLSRALGGVEVVVFDGDWGALVDRLGEPVGAA, from the coding sequence GTGCCCGTCCGCATCGCCTCTGTCGATCCTGGCTCCCCCGCCGATACGCTCGGCTGGGCGACCGGGGATCAGATCCTCGCTATCAACGGTGAGCCGGTCGAGGACGAACTGGACTTTCGGTTCAAGGCGTCCGACGAGACGCTGGTGCTGAAGGTCCGAAAGGGCGGCACCCTGGTCGAGGAGACCATCGAGAAGGAGCCCGACGCCGGGCTGGGGGTCGAGCTGGAGGAGTTCCGCATCAAGACCTGCGGCGACGACTGCGTGTTCTGCTTCGTCGACCAGAACCCGGTCGGGTTGCGGGACACGCTGTACTTCCGCGATGGCGACTTCCGGATGTCGTTCCTCTACGGCAACTACATCACGGTCACGAACCTCCGCGACCGCGACCTGGAGCGGATCGTCGAGCAGCGCCTGAGCCCGCTCTACGTCTCTGTCCATTGCACCGACGACGACGTCCGTGCGGAGATGATGGGGCATCGGACGCTCCGCGACCGTCAGGCCGAGAAGCTGCGCTTCCTCGCCGACCACGGCATCGAGCTGCACGCCCAGATCGTGCTCGTGCCGGGCTTCAACGACGGCGGGATGCTGGTCAAGACGATCCTCGACCTGTTCGACCTGCACGAGCAGTTGTACTCTGTCAGCATCGTGCCTGTCGGGCTGACGGAGCACCGGAAGCAGCTGCTGGATCTGCGACCCGTCACGTCCTCCGAGGCCCGGCAGTTGGCCCGGCAGGTGGCCCGCTGGCAGGAGACCTTCCGCGAGGCCATCGGCCGCGGCTTCGTCTATCTCTCCGACGAGGTCTACCTGCTCGCCGACCTCGACTTTCCGGACGAGGAGAGCTACGACGGCTACCCGCTGATGGAGAACGGCGTCGGCATGAGCCGCGACTTCCTGGACGAACTGGCGTTCCAGGCCGAGGACTTCCCCGACGCGCTGCCCACGCCGCGCCAGGTGACGCTCGTCTCCGGCGAGCTGACCGCGCCGTTGCTGCAGGACCGCGTCGAGCCGTTGCTCGAAGCCGTCGGCGGGCTGGAGGTCGACGTGGTGACGTGCGCGAACAAACTGTTCGGCGAGGTGGTGACCGTGAGCGGACTGCTCAACTTCAAGAGCTTCCTCGCAGAGCTCCGGCCCCGAGCCGAGGCGGGCACCCTCGGCGACCTCGTGGTGCTCCCGCCCGACTGCGTCAACTTCGAGGGGCTCTTCCTCGACAACCGGCCGGGCCAGATGACGCCGGAGGACCTCAGCCGCGCGCTCGGCGGCGTCGAGGTGGTGGTGTTCGACGGCGATTGGGGAGCGCTGGTCGACCGCCTCGGCGAGCCTGTAGGCGCCGCGTGA
- a CDS encoding CPBP family intramembrane glutamic endopeptidase has translation MTDPSLPPVAQDVPAPPAPLLVGSEPAVVDAWRPTSPIPLTGWMERNQFHPLLAAFMAFVVAFLLFQLVVAPIVLAVGVAIDVVRNGDGQPPDMGMLLEQLQTNGRLMLTANTVGQFIGFGLFALLVARLHSPETRAYLRIRRPDGPGLGLAALGWAVLYPAVIWTGQLNESIPMPEWLRTLEQQQVDMLEGLLLGSELSTGFLFLALAITPALCEEVLFRGYLQRQAERGWGTVASIVVVGILFGLYHLRLSQAVPLSLLGIYLGFVVWATGSLWAGVLVHLLNNGLAVMVTAFARESPDLDLDSIEAMGVPWYVGVSGLALAALVMRVLAARRRQVVGDTPDSVPVDLPSDSSLLPLSP, from the coding sequence GTGACCGACCCGTCTCTTCCTCCCGTCGCCCAGGACGTCCCGGCGCCACCCGCGCCCCTCCTGGTGGGCTCCGAGCCTGCCGTCGTGGACGCATGGCGCCCGACGAGCCCGATCCCTCTGACGGGCTGGATGGAGCGCAACCAGTTCCACCCGCTGCTGGCGGCGTTCATGGCGTTCGTGGTCGCCTTCCTGCTGTTCCAGCTCGTTGTCGCGCCGATCGTGCTCGCCGTCGGTGTCGCCATCGACGTGGTCCGGAACGGCGACGGCCAACCTCCGGACATGGGGATGCTGCTGGAGCAGTTGCAGACGAACGGCCGCCTGATGCTGACCGCCAACACCGTCGGCCAGTTCATCGGGTTCGGGCTGTTCGCGCTGCTGGTGGCGCGGCTTCACTCGCCGGAGACGCGCGCGTATCTCCGCATCCGGCGCCCCGACGGTCCTGGCCTCGGGCTGGCTGCCCTCGGGTGGGCGGTGCTCTACCCGGCCGTCATCTGGACCGGCCAGCTCAACGAATCGATCCCCATGCCCGAGTGGCTGCGGACGCTGGAGCAACAGCAGGTGGACATGCTCGAAGGCCTCTTGCTAGGCAGCGAGTTGTCGACTGGTTTCCTGTTCCTGGCCCTCGCCATCACGCCGGCGCTCTGCGAAGAGGTGCTCTTCCGGGGGTACCTCCAGCGACAGGCCGAGCGCGGGTGGGGGACCGTAGCCAGCATCGTCGTGGTGGGCATCCTGTTCGGACTGTACCACCTCCGACTGAGCCAGGCGGTCCCGCTGTCCCTGCTGGGGATCTACCTCGGGTTCGTGGTCTGGGCGACGGGCAGCCTGTGGGCTGGCGTTCTGGTGCACCTGCTCAACAACGGCCTCGCTGTGATGGTGACCGCATTCGCCCGAGAGTCCCCGGATCTGGACCTCGATTCGATCGAGGCGATGGGCGTGCCGTGGTATGTTGGCGTGTCCGGTCTCGCCCTGGCCGCCCTCGTGATGCGTGTGCTCGCAGCCCGCCGCCGACAGGTCGTGGGCGACACCCCGGACTCGGTCCCGGTGGACCTCCCTTCTGATTCCTCCCTTCTGCCTCTCTCCCCATGA
- a CDS encoding putative signal transducing protein: MNEPSSTPRDDSPDARASRTYEGWISVFESSTDFEADLVRDRLDEEEIAAVVLTQRDHAFNLTVGDLAPVHVMVRPEDEQAARALLDSVQLTDEELEAAAMAADVMAPDAHGPSDEARLDSGIDEISLSVPEDEDDEDA; this comes from the coding sequence ATGAACGAACCCTCCAGCACCCCTCGCGACGACTCGCCCGACGCTCGCGCCTCGCGCACGTACGAGGGCTGGATCTCTGTCTTCGAAAGCTCGACCGACTTCGAGGCCGACCTCGTCCGCGACCGCCTCGACGAGGAAGAGATCGCGGCCGTCGTGCTGACCCAGCGCGATCACGCCTTCAACCTGACCGTGGGCGACCTCGCCCCGGTGCACGTGATGGTCCGCCCCGAGGACGAGCAGGCCGCCCGGGCCCTCCTTGACTCGGTCCAGCTGACTGACGAGGAACTGGAGGCCGCTGCGATGGCTGCCGACGTGATGGCGCCCGATGCGCACGGCCCGTCCGACGAGGCCCGCCTCGACTCGGGCATCGACGAGATCAGCCTGAGCGTCCCCGAGGACGAGGACGACGAGGACGCCTAG